In a genomic window of Zonotrichia albicollis isolate bZonAlb1 chromosome 7, bZonAlb1.hap1, whole genome shotgun sequence:
- the KIF11 gene encoding kinesin-like protein KIF11 isoform X1: protein MASFGSQGGGAKKEEKGKNIQVVVRCRPFNASELKVSSYAVVDCDQARKEVSVRTGGVTDKSSRKTYTFDMVFGAQAKQIDVYRSVVCPILDEVIMGYNCTVFAYGQTGTGKTFTMEGERSPNEEYTWEEDPLAGIIPRTLHQIFEKLTENGTEFSVKVSLLEIYNEELFDLLNPTPDVGERLQMFDDPRNKRGVIIKGLEEVTVHNKNQVYQILERGAAKRTTAATYMNAYSSRSHSVFSITIHMKETTVDGEELVKIGKLNLVDLAGSENIGRSGAVDKRAREAGNINQSLLTLGRVITALVERAPHIPYRESKLTRILQDSLGGRTKTSIIATISPASVNLEETLSTLEYAHRAKNIMNKPEVNQKLTKKALIKEYTEEIERLKRDLAAAREKNGVYISAENYEALNGKLTVQEEQITEYIDKISVMEEEVKRVTELFRVSKNELEQCKTDLQIKEKELEETQKDLQETKVQLAEEEYVVSVLENTEQELHDTASQLLTTVEETTRDVSGLHAKLERKRAVDQHNAAVQNTFAGQMNASFSKIQDSITENSLKQQQMLTYYTNCIGDLLSTSSSTADMFASVVSASFACLKELVSTEVSHMSEKITQHENLSLDCKAELLRLIEEHQTGLGRAVNSLTPMVEFVLGLNCQFQSNMKKYSAVADQMEDHKKEMDTFFADLSLTLKKIQEQTAGGFAQLQHNCDSLKEEVEMMRLAHRKSAAELMSSLQSQLDLFAQETQKSLTDVITRNGSLKTTITAMQENVHLKTTDLVSSTNSNHNKFAASLDNFSQELRSINAENKAMLEESNDHCQHLLTNLKNVAQHTNTWGEFTTAQMVNFTNQHLLSFKDEKQQFQYLQKKNEENCDQAIAEIADHIGSQKAAEEKVLNGLLDQIKVDQEILVEQKLALREQVQHGLTQVNGFLQEDLKVDVPTGTTPQRKDYSYPVTLVRTEPRQLLLEQLRQKQPNLDAMLSSVGKEMEDSAGQDLLEEGVLQEPSESLACDKYSMDTNVYCHTNGGIPFFQHKRSLKKGKENKSAAPLENKMEDMTEELLQKSKHPLRLLN from the exons GCCTTTTAATGCCTCAGAACTGAAAGTGAGCTCCTACGCTGTTGTGGACTGTGATCAAGCCAGAAAGGAAGTCAGTGTCCGCACTGGAGGAGTGACAGATAAGTCATCAAGAAAGACTTACACATTTGATATG gtttttggagctCAGGCAAAGCAGATTGATGTGTACCGGAGTGTCGTGTGTCCCATTTTGGATGAAGTCATTATGGGCTACAACTGCACAGTGTTTGC TTATGGCCAAACTGGCACTGGTAAGACCTTCACAATGGAAGGGGAGCGGTCACCCAATGAAGAATATACTTGGGAAGAG GATCCACTAGCAGGTATCATACCCCGTACATTGCATCAAATATTTGAAAAACTCACAGAGAATGGAACCGAATTTTCAGTGAAAGTCTctcttttggaaatctataatgAGGAGCTTTTTGATCTTCTGAATCCTACTCCTGATGTTGGAGAAAGACTGCAGATGTTTGATGATCCTCGAAATAAG AGGGGTGTAATTATTAAAGGCTTGGAGGAAGTAACTGTACACAACAAAAATCAAGTTTACCAAATCCTGGAAAGGGGTGCAGCCAAAAGAACAACCGCAGCTACTTACATGAACGCATATTCCAG CCGTTCCCACTCTGTGTTTTCAATCACCATCCATATGAAAGAAACAACAGTAGATGGAGAAGAACTTGTTAAAATTGGAAAGCTAAACTTG GTTGATCTTGCAGGAAGTGAGAACATTGGTCGATCTGGGGCTGTTGACAAAAGAGCTCGTGAAGCTGGAAATATCAACCAATCTCTGCTGACACTTGGAAGAGTTATTACTGCTCTAGTGGAAAGAGCCCCTCATATTCCATACAGGGAATCTAAACTCACAAGAATCCTTCAAGATTCTCTTGGAGGACGGACAAAAACATCAATAATTGCCACAATTTCACCTGCATCTGTAAATCTTGAG GAAACATTGAGTACACTGGAATATGCCCATAGAGCAAAGAACATCATGAACAAGCCTGAAGTTAATCAGAAGCTAACCAAAAAAGCTCTTATTAAG GAATATACTGAAGAGATTGAGCGTCTGAAGCGAGACCTTGCCGCTGCTCGAGAGAAAAATGGAGTCTATATCTCTGCTGAAAACTATGA AGCCCTTAATGGAAAGCTGACAGTCCAGGAAGAACAAATTACAGAGTATATTGACAAAATCAGTGTCATGGAGGAAGAAGTGAAAAGG GTCACTGAACTATTCAGAGTCAGTAAAAATGAACTTGAACAGTGTAAAACAGATTTGCAGATCAAGGAGAAAGAACTGGAAGAAACACAGAAAGATCTGCAAGAAACCAAAGTTCAGCTGGCTGAAGAAGAATATGTGGTTTCAGTTTTGGAAAATACTGAACAAGAGCTTCATGACACAGCTAGCCAG TTACTGACTACAGTTGAAGAAACGACAAGAGATGTGTCTGGGCTCCATGCGAAACTGGAGCGTAAGAGGGCTGTTGATCAGCACAATGCTGCTGTCCAAAATACCTTTGCAGGACAAATGAATGCTTCATTCAGCAAAATACAAGATTCAATTACTGAAAACAGTTTGAAGCAGCAACAGATGTTGACATATTACACAAATTGTATAG GTGACCTCCTGTCTACCAGTTCTTCTACAGCAGATATGTTTGCATCAGTTGTATCAGCATCTTTTGCCTGTCTTAAAGAATTGGTGTCTACTGAAGTTTCTCACATGTCTGAAAAAATAACACAGCATGAGAATCTATCACTTGATTGtaaagcagagctgctgagatTAATT GAAGAGCATCAGACTGGATTAGGAAGAGCAGTAAATAGCTTGACGCCAATGGTAGAATTTGTCTTGGGGTTAAATTGTCAGTTCCAGAGTAACATGAAGAAATATTCTGCAGTGGCTGACCAG atggaGGACCATAAAAAGGAAATGGATACCTTCTTTGCAGATCTTTCTCTCACTctgaaaaaaatacaggaaCAAACAGCCGGTGGTTTTGCTCAGCTCCAGCATAATTGTGACAGCTTAAAAGAAGAAGTGGAAATGATGAGGTTGGCACATAGAAAG AGTGCAGCTGAATTGATGTCTTCACTGCAAAGCCAGCTTGACCTGTTTGCTCAGGAGACTCAGAAGAGCCTAACTGATGTAATCACAAGAAATGGAAGCCTGAAGACCACCATCACTGCTATGCAAGAAAATGTTCACCT GAAAACTACAGACTTAGTCAGCAGTACAAATTCCAATCACAACAAATTTGCTGCATCTCTGGATAATTTCTCTCAAGAGCTCAGGAGCATAAATGCTGAAAACAAGGCAATGCTGGAAGAATCCAATGACCACTGTCAACATCTTCTCACCAATCTCAAAAATGTGGCTCAGCATACCAATACATGGGGTGAATTTACAACTGCTCAGATGGTCAACTTTACTAATCAGCACCTGTTGTCATTCAAGGATGAGAAACAGCAATTTCAGTATTTACAAAAG aaaaatgaagaaaattgtGATCAAGCAATAGCTGAAATTGCTGACCACATTGGCAGCCAAAAGGCTGCTGAGGAGAAGGTGCTAAATGGCCTTCTGGATCAGATAAAGGTGGATCAGGAGATACTTGTGGAGCAGAAACTGGCACTGAGGGAACAAGTGCAGCATGGACTAACTCAGGTTAATGGTTTCCTGCAAGAGGATCTCAAAGTGGATGTTCCAACAG GGACAACTCCACAGAGAAAAGACTACTCCTATCCTGTCACCCTTGTGAGAACAGAGCcccggcagctgctgctggagcaacTGAGGCAAAAGCAACCAAATCTTGATGCTATGCTAAGCAGTGTGGGAAAGGAGATGGAGGATAGTGCAGGTCAG GACCTGTTGGAAGAGGGAGTGTTGCAAGAACCCAGTGAAAGCCTTGCTTGTGACAAATACTCAATGGATACGAATGTATATTGCCACACAAATGGAGGCATTCCTTTTTTCCAG CACAAAAGAAGTCTCAAAAAGGGTAAAGAGAATAAATCTGCAGCTCCACTGGAGAACAAAATGGAGGATATGACAGAAGAGCTTCTTCAGAAATCTAAGCATCCTTTAAGATTGCTGAACTAA
- the KIF11 gene encoding kinesin-like protein KIF11 isoform X2 → MVFGAQAKQIDVYRSVVCPILDEVIMGYNCTVFAYGQTGTGKTFTMEGERSPNEEYTWEEDPLAGIIPRTLHQIFEKLTENGTEFSVKVSLLEIYNEELFDLLNPTPDVGERLQMFDDPRNKRGVIIKGLEEVTVHNKNQVYQILERGAAKRTTAATYMNAYSSRSHSVFSITIHMKETTVDGEELVKIGKLNLVDLAGSENIGRSGAVDKRAREAGNINQSLLTLGRVITALVERAPHIPYRESKLTRILQDSLGGRTKTSIIATISPASVNLEETLSTLEYAHRAKNIMNKPEVNQKLTKKALIKEYTEEIERLKRDLAAAREKNGVYISAENYEALNGKLTVQEEQITEYIDKISVMEEEVKRVTELFRVSKNELEQCKTDLQIKEKELEETQKDLQETKVQLAEEEYVVSVLENTEQELHDTASQLLTTVEETTRDVSGLHAKLERKRAVDQHNAAVQNTFAGQMNASFSKIQDSITENSLKQQQMLTYYTNCIGDLLSTSSSTADMFASVVSASFACLKELVSTEVSHMSEKITQHENLSLDCKAELLRLIEEHQTGLGRAVNSLTPMVEFVLGLNCQFQSNMKKYSAVADQMEDHKKEMDTFFADLSLTLKKIQEQTAGGFAQLQHNCDSLKEEVEMMRLAHRKSAAELMSSLQSQLDLFAQETQKSLTDVITRNGSLKTTITAMQENVHLKTTDLVSSTNSNHNKFAASLDNFSQELRSINAENKAMLEESNDHCQHLLTNLKNVAQHTNTWGEFTTAQMVNFTNQHLLSFKDEKQQFQYLQKKNEENCDQAIAEIADHIGSQKAAEEKVLNGLLDQIKVDQEILVEQKLALREQVQHGLTQVNGFLQEDLKVDVPTGTTPQRKDYSYPVTLVRTEPRQLLLEQLRQKQPNLDAMLSSVGKEMEDSAGQDLLEEGVLQEPSESLACDKYSMDTNVYCHTNGGIPFFQHKRSLKKGKENKSAAPLENKMEDMTEELLQKSKHPLRLLN, encoded by the exons ATG gtttttggagctCAGGCAAAGCAGATTGATGTGTACCGGAGTGTCGTGTGTCCCATTTTGGATGAAGTCATTATGGGCTACAACTGCACAGTGTTTGC TTATGGCCAAACTGGCACTGGTAAGACCTTCACAATGGAAGGGGAGCGGTCACCCAATGAAGAATATACTTGGGAAGAG GATCCACTAGCAGGTATCATACCCCGTACATTGCATCAAATATTTGAAAAACTCACAGAGAATGGAACCGAATTTTCAGTGAAAGTCTctcttttggaaatctataatgAGGAGCTTTTTGATCTTCTGAATCCTACTCCTGATGTTGGAGAAAGACTGCAGATGTTTGATGATCCTCGAAATAAG AGGGGTGTAATTATTAAAGGCTTGGAGGAAGTAACTGTACACAACAAAAATCAAGTTTACCAAATCCTGGAAAGGGGTGCAGCCAAAAGAACAACCGCAGCTACTTACATGAACGCATATTCCAG CCGTTCCCACTCTGTGTTTTCAATCACCATCCATATGAAAGAAACAACAGTAGATGGAGAAGAACTTGTTAAAATTGGAAAGCTAAACTTG GTTGATCTTGCAGGAAGTGAGAACATTGGTCGATCTGGGGCTGTTGACAAAAGAGCTCGTGAAGCTGGAAATATCAACCAATCTCTGCTGACACTTGGAAGAGTTATTACTGCTCTAGTGGAAAGAGCCCCTCATATTCCATACAGGGAATCTAAACTCACAAGAATCCTTCAAGATTCTCTTGGAGGACGGACAAAAACATCAATAATTGCCACAATTTCACCTGCATCTGTAAATCTTGAG GAAACATTGAGTACACTGGAATATGCCCATAGAGCAAAGAACATCATGAACAAGCCTGAAGTTAATCAGAAGCTAACCAAAAAAGCTCTTATTAAG GAATATACTGAAGAGATTGAGCGTCTGAAGCGAGACCTTGCCGCTGCTCGAGAGAAAAATGGAGTCTATATCTCTGCTGAAAACTATGA AGCCCTTAATGGAAAGCTGACAGTCCAGGAAGAACAAATTACAGAGTATATTGACAAAATCAGTGTCATGGAGGAAGAAGTGAAAAGG GTCACTGAACTATTCAGAGTCAGTAAAAATGAACTTGAACAGTGTAAAACAGATTTGCAGATCAAGGAGAAAGAACTGGAAGAAACACAGAAAGATCTGCAAGAAACCAAAGTTCAGCTGGCTGAAGAAGAATATGTGGTTTCAGTTTTGGAAAATACTGAACAAGAGCTTCATGACACAGCTAGCCAG TTACTGACTACAGTTGAAGAAACGACAAGAGATGTGTCTGGGCTCCATGCGAAACTGGAGCGTAAGAGGGCTGTTGATCAGCACAATGCTGCTGTCCAAAATACCTTTGCAGGACAAATGAATGCTTCATTCAGCAAAATACAAGATTCAATTACTGAAAACAGTTTGAAGCAGCAACAGATGTTGACATATTACACAAATTGTATAG GTGACCTCCTGTCTACCAGTTCTTCTACAGCAGATATGTTTGCATCAGTTGTATCAGCATCTTTTGCCTGTCTTAAAGAATTGGTGTCTACTGAAGTTTCTCACATGTCTGAAAAAATAACACAGCATGAGAATCTATCACTTGATTGtaaagcagagctgctgagatTAATT GAAGAGCATCAGACTGGATTAGGAAGAGCAGTAAATAGCTTGACGCCAATGGTAGAATTTGTCTTGGGGTTAAATTGTCAGTTCCAGAGTAACATGAAGAAATATTCTGCAGTGGCTGACCAG atggaGGACCATAAAAAGGAAATGGATACCTTCTTTGCAGATCTTTCTCTCACTctgaaaaaaatacaggaaCAAACAGCCGGTGGTTTTGCTCAGCTCCAGCATAATTGTGACAGCTTAAAAGAAGAAGTGGAAATGATGAGGTTGGCACATAGAAAG AGTGCAGCTGAATTGATGTCTTCACTGCAAAGCCAGCTTGACCTGTTTGCTCAGGAGACTCAGAAGAGCCTAACTGATGTAATCACAAGAAATGGAAGCCTGAAGACCACCATCACTGCTATGCAAGAAAATGTTCACCT GAAAACTACAGACTTAGTCAGCAGTACAAATTCCAATCACAACAAATTTGCTGCATCTCTGGATAATTTCTCTCAAGAGCTCAGGAGCATAAATGCTGAAAACAAGGCAATGCTGGAAGAATCCAATGACCACTGTCAACATCTTCTCACCAATCTCAAAAATGTGGCTCAGCATACCAATACATGGGGTGAATTTACAACTGCTCAGATGGTCAACTTTACTAATCAGCACCTGTTGTCATTCAAGGATGAGAAACAGCAATTTCAGTATTTACAAAAG aaaaatgaagaaaattgtGATCAAGCAATAGCTGAAATTGCTGACCACATTGGCAGCCAAAAGGCTGCTGAGGAGAAGGTGCTAAATGGCCTTCTGGATCAGATAAAGGTGGATCAGGAGATACTTGTGGAGCAGAAACTGGCACTGAGGGAACAAGTGCAGCATGGACTAACTCAGGTTAATGGTTTCCTGCAAGAGGATCTCAAAGTGGATGTTCCAACAG GGACAACTCCACAGAGAAAAGACTACTCCTATCCTGTCACCCTTGTGAGAACAGAGCcccggcagctgctgctggagcaacTGAGGCAAAAGCAACCAAATCTTGATGCTATGCTAAGCAGTGTGGGAAAGGAGATGGAGGATAGTGCAGGTCAG GACCTGTTGGAAGAGGGAGTGTTGCAAGAACCCAGTGAAAGCCTTGCTTGTGACAAATACTCAATGGATACGAATGTATATTGCCACACAAATGGAGGCATTCCTTTTTTCCAG CACAAAAGAAGTCTCAAAAAGGGTAAAGAGAATAAATCTGCAGCTCCACTGGAGAACAAAATGGAGGATATGACAGAAGAGCTTCTTCAGAAATCTAAGCATCCTTTAAGATTGCTGAACTAA